In Streptomyces sp. NBC_01426, one genomic interval encodes:
- a CDS encoding isocitrate lyase/PEP mutase family protein, whose amino-acid sequence MNDTLDPARRAAQVARAAAFAGLHTPASPLALANAWDVASARLVEAAGGAAVATTSAGVAWSLGAPDGDALARDRALDLVSRVAAAVSVPVTADIEGGFGADPAGVAETVAGVLAAGAVGINIEDGDRAPADHAERLAAARAAAETAGIPLYVNARVDTYLFGLGEPGGRLDETLRRAAAYLEAGATGIFVPGVTDPATVAELAKGIGAPLNVLVGPGAPSVAELGALGVARVSLGSWVAEAAYAVVRRAAEEMLREGTYTSLAGSLPYGELNALLKG is encoded by the coding sequence ATGAACGACACCCTCGATCCCGCCCGCCGGGCCGCCCAGGTCGCCCGGGCCGCCGCCTTCGCCGGCCTGCACACCCCCGCTTCCCCGCTCGCCCTGGCCAACGCCTGGGACGTGGCCAGTGCCCGGCTCGTCGAGGCGGCCGGCGGGGCCGCCGTCGCCACCACCAGCGCCGGGGTCGCCTGGTCCCTCGGCGCGCCCGACGGGGACGCCCTGGCCCGGGACCGCGCCCTGGACCTCGTCTCTCGGGTGGCCGCGGCCGTGTCCGTACCCGTCACCGCGGACATCGAGGGCGGCTTCGGCGCCGACCCCGCCGGGGTGGCGGAGACCGTCGCCGGGGTACTGGCCGCCGGCGCGGTCGGGATCAACATCGAGGACGGCGACCGCGCGCCCGCCGATCACGCGGAGCGGCTGGCCGCGGCCCGCGCCGCCGCCGAGACGGCGGGGATCCCGCTCTACGTCAACGCCCGCGTGGACACGTACCTCTTCGGCCTCGGGGAGCCGGGCGGCCGCCTCGACGAGACCCTGAGGCGCGCCGCCGCGTACCTGGAGGCCGGCGCCACGGGAATCTTCGTCCCCGGCGTCACCGATCCGGCCACCGTCGCCGAACTCGCCAAGGGCATCGGCGCCCCGCTCAACGTCCTGGTCGGCCCCGGCGCCCCCTCGGTCGCGGAACTCGGCGCCCTCGGCGTCGCCCGGGTCAGCCTCGGGTCGTGGGTGGCCGAGGCGGCGTACGCCGTCGTCCGCCGGGCCGCGGAGGAGATGCTCCGGGAGGGCACGTACACCTCGCTCGCCGGGTCCCTCCCCTACGGCGAGTTGAACGCCCTGCTCAAGGGCTGA
- a CDS encoding trypsin-like serine peptidase — protein sequence MSTRAKGMSAAAAAGIAAVCAAVFALGFLKPFEERPVHPFPTVGVLTANGEHWCTASVVDSPEGNVVATAAHCVVPAGEDGVPGQVAHDGLAIGALAFAPAFSGEGEGHPPLGVWKVRSVHVDDRWRKWGDDTVDFAFLTVEPDEEGRSLQDRVGRREAPKADWTSGYERDVTVVGYPESGHNPRNQPVSCTTQTRHDEDDPDMLYVACAGFWTGTSGSPWIADRGGAGQPGRLIGVLSGGDTDVDSTAALYDERAKALYESAARG from the coding sequence ATGAGCACGAGGGCGAAGGGCATGTCCGCGGCCGCGGCCGCCGGGATCGCCGCGGTGTGCGCCGCGGTGTTCGCCCTCGGTTTCCTCAAGCCGTTCGAGGAGCGGCCGGTGCACCCCTTCCCCACCGTCGGGGTGCTCACGGCCAACGGGGAGCACTGGTGCACGGCGAGCGTCGTCGACAGCCCCGAGGGAAACGTGGTCGCCACCGCCGCGCACTGCGTGGTCCCCGCCGGCGAGGACGGGGTGCCCGGCCAGGTCGCCCACGACGGGCTCGCCATCGGCGCGCTCGCCTTCGCCCCCGCCTTCTCCGGCGAGGGCGAGGGTCACCCGCCCCTCGGGGTGTGGAAGGTCCGCTCGGTCCACGTGGACGACCGCTGGAGGAAGTGGGGCGACGACACCGTCGATTTCGCTTTCCTCACCGTCGAGCCGGACGAGGAAGGGCGCAGCCTCCAGGACCGGGTCGGCCGGCGCGAGGCCCCGAAGGCCGACTGGACCTCCGGCTACGAACGGGACGTCACCGTCGTCGGCTATCCGGAGTCCGGGCACAATCCGCGGAACCAGCCCGTCTCCTGCACCACGCAGACCCGGCACGACGAGGACGACCCCGACATGCTGTACGTCGCCTGCGCGGGCTTCTGGACGGGGACGAGCGGCAGCCCCTGGATCGCCGACCGGGGCGGGGCGGGGCAGCCGGGCCGGTTGATCGGGGTCCTGAGCGGCGGGGACACGGACGTGGACTCCACGGCGGCGCTGTACGACGAGCGCGCCAAGGCCCTGTACGAGAGCGCCGCGCGCGGCTGA